The DNA window AGCGGTCCCGGTACCGGACAGCAGGGCCACGTCGTCGACACGGCCGCGTTGAAGAAGTACTCCCAGGACCTCGGCTACTACCACGGCGAGGCCGAGAAGTTCGGCAAGCTCGTCGACCAGGCCGACGTCACGGACAAGTCCTGGGGCCTGATCGGGCTCGCGGTCAAGGAGACCTACACCGGCAAGCTGAGCGAACTGCGGGAGCTGCTCGAAGCCATGAAAACCGGCGTCGACGCGTTCTCCGCCAAGCTGACCAAGGCGGCCGAGATCTACGACGGCAACGACAACGACGCCGCCCTGATGCTGGGCAAGTACAAGGCCGAAATCGACGGACCGCGCTGAAGGGATGCGTCATGGCCGAGGAAAAGCCCAGCGTCGCCGGCACCGT is part of the Amycolatopsis sp. CA-230715 genome and encodes:
- a CDS encoding type VII secretion target; its protein translation is MSGPGTGQQGHVVDTAALKKYSQDLGYYHGEAEKFGKLVDQADVTDKSWGLIGLAVKETYTGKLSELRELLEAMKTGVDAFSAKLTKAAEIYDGNDNDAALMLGKYKAEIDGPR